TGGGCAACATTGTCCAAGAAAATGTGTATTTCTTGATAACTGGCCATGGATCCTTGTTGCAAGAAACCCATGCTTGCTAACGAGCAGTGATTGACCGCCTAAATTACCCAAAATTAACATTCTAGGTTTATAAAGCATCCTCGCTTTCTAAAATATGAAAAATGACTAAAGATGCCCTAGGAACCATATGAATCCAGTAAGGCTAAACATCGTGAATATCAAGACAGCAAAAATGTAAGATTTAGCCTATATAACCAGTTCTAAAAATTGAAATAAATGAATCTAGAGGCGTGAACCGTATAGCCAAAGACATAAAACCCTATAAGTAAAATCGTGGTGCATATCCACCCCAAACGCCACAAAGAGAGTTTAAAACTTTCTAGGGCTTGGCAACTATTCTTAGCGCTAAAAGTGAGCAAAATAGCTAGAAGTGCAGCGGTTCCAATAAACAATTTGCCGGGTTTATCCAAATCAACCAACAAAACACTATGAGACCCACTCATCAAAAACATTGCCTTTAACACCTTGAATACATCAGAAAAGTCCTTAGCCCTAAAGAAAATTAAAGTTATGTTCACATAATTGAAAGTGATAAACCACCCCAACCATGTGGGCAAAGGTTTGAGTTTGTATTTTTTGCGCACTTTCTTAGACCAGTAGTGATTGATCACAACACCTAATCCGTGCAAAAGACCAAAGAAAACAAATAGCCAGCTTGCCCCATGCCAAAGTCCGGCGATCAAAAAGGCGATTACAATCGTCAACATAGATTTATGGAAAGTAATTTGAGAAAATATGCGTACGATGGATACATATAGGTAATCAAAAATAAAACGACTCAAGGTCATGTGCCAGCGTTGCCAAAACTCTATCATGCTTGAAGCTTTATAAGGACTATTGAAGTTTTGGGGCAGGCGGATATTAAAGAGTAAAGCCACTCCAATAGCCATGTCTGTATACCCACTGAAATCAAAATAGAGTTGGAAAGTATAGGATAAAGAGGTCATCCAGCCCTCCAAGGCAGAGAGTGTCTTAGAGGTGTCAAAGCCCAGAGTGGCGATTTTAGCAAGGCTATCAGCAATCACCACCTTTTTAAAAAGTCCAATGGAAAAAATAAACACCCCGCTTGCAATGTTGTCTAAAGAAATATGCTTATTGCTGTCTTGAGAAAATTGGGGCATCATCTCTTTATGGTGCACAATGGGACCGGCAATGAGTTTAGGGAAAAAAGTTACAAATAGTGCGTAATCTAGAAAGTTAGAGAAATTAGTAGGGGGGTTAGGTTCTATATTAGGGGAATCGATCTTGGCGTAACTATCCAATAAAAAAGTGATTTGCTGGATAGTGAAAAAGCTAATAGCCAAAGGCAGAGCCAAATGCAAGAGGTTAAAAGAGGTGCTAAAAGCGGTGTTGAAATTGTTGATGAAGAAGTCGGCGTATTTGAAGTAACCCAAGAGGGCTAAATTAGTCACTAATCCTAAGCTTAAAAAGCCTTTGGCTAGCTTGGGTTTAGCCCACATCGCTTGCACAATGGCGTAGTTAAAAATAATGGAAATTAAAATGAGGGGGAGGTATTTGACATTCCAATAGGCGTAAAAAAACAAACTCGCCCCCACTAAAAACGCCTTCGCCCCCAAAGCACTCCAACGGCTTAAAACAAAATAGCCCAAAAAGCTCAAGGGCAAAAACATAAAAATAAACTCTACAGAATTAAAAAGCATAAAAACCTTTCTGTTAAAATCCCAACCCGCCCGTGATGGGGATGTTTAGCCCTGTCATGTAATCGCTCCCACTAGAGAGCAAAAAGAGCAACATGGGCACAATGTCCTTTGGGGTGGCGTTGCGCTTTAGAGGGTGGTTTTCAGCTGCCACCTGCACGATTTTAGGATCGATGCTTTCTAAAAACTTGGTTTCGATCATGGAGGGAGAGAGGCAGTTGATTTGAATATTGTGCTCCTTGTAATCGCTTGCCATAGAACGCATGAGCCCTAACAAGGCATATTTCATCGTGGTATAAACGCTGGTGTGTTTGGGGGGGATGTTGCACACAAAACTTGAGAGCATTGCCACCACCTTACCCCCCTGTTTTTGGTGCGCAAGGGGGGGTAAAAAGGCCTGCAACATCAAAAAGAAGCTTTGCACACTGGCGCTAAAGTCGTGTTGCAAGGCTTGGGGGGAGATGTCTTTAAGACGGGTGTAGGCATACTTGGGGTGGGCTAGATGCACGATTTTATTAGGCGTGGGGTGGTTAGCCTTAATGTTTTCAATCAAGGCTTGCACTTCTTGCAAAGAGCTTAAATCCGCCTTGAGGGGGTGTAAATTAGGCTTGTTGGGCAGGGGGCTTTTGTGGCTGTGGGCTAAAATAATGGCTTCTCTTGGCAATGCCTCCAAAAGGGCTAGCCCCAAATCCGAGGAAGCCCCTAAGATTAAATAGGTATCTTTCATTCTAAGACCTTGGCTAAAATGTCTGCAGTGCTCACTAAAAAGGGTTCATCATTGATATTCTCAATGCGCGCTTTTAAACTTGCCACTTGGAAAGCCTCATTCAAATGCACAATGCGCCCGCTCACCTGCAAGCAATCCCCCACATACACGGGTTTTTTAAAGCGTAGGTCATAACTTAAAGACATGGCATATTCCCCGGGCAAGTGCTTACCCACTAGCCTAGAATAAAACATGCCCAGTGCCGCCCCGTGCAAGAGCACCCCCTTAAAACCCTTTGAAAGCATGTAATCCGTGTTGGCGTGCAAATGGCTATCATCGCCGCTTAGGACCCTGAATTTTTCCAACATTTCTGCAGTCACCACAACGCTAAACCCGCCACACATGCCCACACGCAATTCTTGAAACTTATACGCATGCTTTAGACCAACAGCCCCACCTGTAATTTGGCGCGGCTCACACATAGCTCCCCCCCCCCCCCCCGATGAGGGCATCAATGCCTGCGCTGATCTCGATCGTTTTAAAGCTTGCATTGCAATGGGTGATCTTGCCCCACACACGCAAATTTGCGGGGGCATAGAGAGGGTTTTTGAAAGCCACTTTAATCCCCTGAAAGAGAGCGTATTTACCGGGCAAATGCATCCCCACCAAAGTCGAGTAATACGCGCTGTGTAACATCCCATGCACCACGCAACCTTTAAAGCCTTTTTCTTTAGCGTAAGTAGGGTCTGTGTGTAGGGGATTGTGATCGCCACTCAGTGCACTAAAGTTTTGCAAATGTTGCGGGGTCAAATCTAGGCTAAAACTTTCCTCTAACCCCTCAAAGAGGTCGGCAAAGCGGTAGGTTTTAAGCATGCTCAAGTTTGCGTTCAATCAACGCCACCATTTCACCCACATTTTTAAGCCCTTGCAATTCGCTTAAGTGGAACTTGATTTTAAAATGTTTCTCAATGGCACTGATCAAACTAATGTGATTTAGGCTATCCCAATCCTCAATGTCGTTAGCGTTTGTGCTCTCATTGATGACTAAACTCGAGTCGTCAAAAATATCTCTAAAAATCTCTTGCAACTGGCTAAAAATCTGTGTTGTTTCCATCATTTACCTTTATATAGTGGGGTTTGTCTGTGTGTTTCTCTAAATCCAAACTAAAAACGCTCCCGCCCTCGCTTTGGCTCTCTAAAGTGAAACCAAAGCCGGCATAAAGCTGGGCGACCATCGCATTTTTAGGCGTGGGGTGGTAATAGCCCTTGAGGGTTTGCACGCCTAGCTTTCCAGCCTTTTTGACTAAGGCATTGAGCATGGCAAATTCTAGATCGCGCTTAAGAACCCGACAACTCATCAGCCAAATTTCTAAATGGCAAATCTCCCCCTCAATGCGCCCCACGCTGATCGCCACGATGCCATTGTCCCCGAATTTATCCACAAGCTGTCCATAAAGCGTGATATAAGCCGGACTTTGCGCCCACTCTTGCACTTGCGCTAGGGTACATCTCTTTGTGGTGCAGTTAAATTGGTTGGTCTTGTTGATGAGTTGGGTTAAGCGCTCAAAGGCATTGGGGTGAAAGGGGGCGATCAGGGCGCGCATTTCTAAGCTTTGTAAAAACTCGGCATAAGATCCAAATTGTTGCTGTGCACTTTGGCGCTGGGCATTAGCTTGGTATTGGGCAGCGCGGGCTAAATCCTCTTGGCTAAGAGAAATGGGCTCAAAATACCCCGCTTCATCTAGCTTTGTGGTGTAATCTTCAGGTTGCCCTATGTCGGGCACAGCCACGCTAGGCAATTGGGCAGAAACTAAAGCGCGCTCGGCCGGGTTGTCATCCACAAAGACAAAGCTATCTAGCCCCAAATTGAGTTCTTTGGCAATCTCTACAATATTGCGATCTTTGGGCTCAAAATTGGCCTTAATACAAGCAAAATCAGCTGGTTTTAACAGCATGTTCTCATGCGAGAGTGCCAAAAGGGCGTTTTCATGCGTGTTTTTAGAGCAGATAGCAAGCACCACCCCGCGCTCTTTGAGTTCTAAAATATAGCGTTGGAAGGCACTATAGCTCTCAGCTAGTGCACTCTCACTTCCGATTACCAAGCCCGCTAAACCATCATCGGCAATCACCCCGCCATAAAGGGTATTATCCATATCCAAGATCAAGACTTTTTTAGAAAGCCCAAAAATAGCGCAGGTCAGCTTGCTCAAATTCAAAGCCACGCAAGCCAAGCCTTCATAGCTCATCGCATACTTGGCGCGGTAGTATAGGCTAGGATCAAACCACTTAGACAGCCCCACTTGAGCGGACAGATACAACAAATCTTGCATATACACCGAGGGGTGTTCTTTGACAAGCTTGATAATGGCGGTGTTGAGAGCATGGATAAAATGGGTCTTGCCACTTGAATAATCCAAATTACCTAATGATCGGTGCTGGGGCAAATCAAAATTATTAATGATGATCGCGCAAGAATAACGGGTCTTTAAAGAGATGAGCATGATCTCTATTTTATTCATCTCTTGTTGGACAAGTTTGGCGATTTCTTCCGCTGAGGCGTTAAGTGCGGGGAAGTGCTCGATATTGAGCCAAGAGGTGTGTAAATAGATGAGATCGGGAGCAAAATCCCTTAAAGCGGGGTTTTCAAACGCGCTTTCTTCGTAGTAACGCCTGTAGTCGCTTTCATAAAAGCTAGGGGTGATACCCCTTTGGAGCAAAAAAACCTCCAAAAGGTCTTTAAGCTCGGCTGTGCTTGAGCCTCCTAAGAGGGCTATTTTCTTAGAAAGCCACCCCCCCCCCCCCCCGCAGAATCTAACAACTCTCTTTTGAGGCGTTTTTTATGACGCAGAAAATACGAAATATCTTGCATACAATAACTTTAAAATTAAAAATTTGAAGATGAACATAAGCAAATCACTGTCCAACAACTCATAAAGACTATAGAACTTTTGTTATCTGTCATAGGCAATAGTAGGTGCACTAATTGGCTATCATTTTGCTCCACTAAAACTTTTCTAATACGGGACCAAGAACACAACACAAGGGAACCACCGTAAAAACATATTAACAGAACTTAGACTCATCTATTATACACCATAGTAATCAAAAATCACTAATTTTGTGAGAGTTGAGCATATCTTAAGCTAACTGCTTTTTATTTTGAAAACTAAAATATTTTTCACAGCACATATGTTCTAGGACACCATATGACAAGATGTAAATCGATTTGAAAAAATCTTGATAACATACAGGGACACAGAACGAGAAAATCAATCCCCCTAATTGGTAGTACTAGCCTAGAAAATCCAAATGCCTTTAGCATTCGGGCACTTCACTTAGAATCCAACTTATCTTGAGAACTATCCTGAGAATTGCTTTTGAGAAATTGCCCGAGTTGAGCACAAATCAATTTGGTCCTTTATCATAGGCTACTTGGCTAGATAGATTATGATGCGTATGTTGCTCTCCAGCGTTTCTAAAGACCTTAGATTGCTTTACATTTGTTTTGGTTTCGCTTAGCTTGTTTCTAGCTTAGTCTCTGTGTTCTCTAGGCTCCTTAGAGTGGTTTAGTTATGCTAGAATGCTTTTTAAAAGGATGTCCATGCCATCACAAAAACCAAGTTCCCAAGAATACGCCAAAAAGCTCCAAAAAGTGCGTGCCGAATGTAAAGAGAGACTGAAAAACCCTGAGATCTTGGCGGTTTATCAACGATTGGCGCAAAAGTAGGTGTTTTATCTCGATCTACAAACTGCGGTTGAAATCCATGATGAAATCCTAGAGATCACGCAAGGGCTAAGGGGTTACAACTGCACAAGTCTTGGGTATTTACAGAGTGCTTTAAACAATATTCAAAACGACATTTATTACCCCGCTTTTGAATCTAAATTGGCGCATCTTGTCTTTTCTTGTGTGAAGTTCCACCCTTTTGTCGATGGCAATAAACGCACAGCCGTGTATTTGGCAATCCACTTTTTAAAGCTCAATGACAAGCCTATTAGCGCAGATTGTGAAAAATTTTTTGAGCCATTAGTGTTAGATATAGCCACAGACAAAATCAATAAAAAACAGCTAGAGATAATCCTTGCAGAGTATTTACAAAAGCTCGATTAGCTCTAGATTAAAGCCTAAAAAACAACAAAACATGCCTTGTATGGTGTTGTCTTGTGTCTTGCTAGGGTTTTTAGGTTTTAAGTCATTCATAAACCACCCTTACTTCAAGCTCTTTTGCCACTTAGAGTGGCTTCTAGTGTGGCTAGAAAACATTTTTATCAATATTAAATCCCTCTCCCCTTGCCTTTTTGATTCGCTAAAGATTTTTCTAAGTCCGCCTTTAGTTGTGTAGTTATGGCAACTTGCTCGTTTAATTGCGTTTGCGTGTTTATAAGCTCTGTCCGTAATTTGTCTTGCTCTCTTTGTAAATCATCTTTTTGTGTTTGCAAGCTCTCTACTTGATTTTCTAGCTTTGTAATCTTAGTTTTCTGTGCATTGTTCTACAAGCGTAGATCGGTGTTTCTAAGCTTGGTATTCTTATCCTCAAGGGTTTTTAATCCTTTTGTCCTTCTCTTCTAGCTCCGTTGTGAGCTTCAAGGTTTTGCCCTTATAGTATTGGGCATCCCCTTTGGCTGTCTCTAGCATTTGCCCATATGCATCCCCCTACGGTCGTTTGAGTAGCAAATTATCAAGCGAACTTGTGAGCGCACCCTTTAGGGTTGATAATTTGCAAATTATCAAGCGAACTTGTGAGCGCACCCTTTAGGGTTGATAATTTGCAAACTATTACCCTTAAAAGGGACACTTCGCAAACTATTACCCTTAAAAGGGACACTTCGCAAGCTCGTTTGATAGTTTGCCCTGCGGGGCTTCTAAGTGATAGGTGGCAATGCTAAATAGTGTTTTCTGTCTTCCGCACTTGGATAGTCTAAGCACTGATCTGCTACCCTGATGTAGTTATATTCAAACCTAACAAACACCACTCCATAATGCGCTTTGAGCGTGCGTTCTACTTCTTGTCGGCTATGCGCTCTAGCCATCGCGTTTCTAAGCACGACACAAAAGGCTGGATCAGGCACAAGAAACTCACAGCCCATTAGCTTTCCTAATTTGCGGGCAATGTTGTTCCATACGGGTGTGTCAAATTTCTCTGCAAGATAGGCATACACGCCATACTTCTTACCGCTCTTAAAGTCGTAAGCGATGTTATCATCTGTGATAGAATACTTAGCCGTGGCGGTTTTAATCATGCGATAAGTCCCCTCTTTGTATTCTCGCACTATTCCCTCTAGCGTGTTGATGAGATCAGCGATGTGGATAGCGTTAATTCTGTCCTTATCGGCGATAACGATGTGTCCGTGGCTACTAGATGTAGTTTGCGATGATTTAGGCGGTATAAAGGGTTTGTGTTCTGCTCTGCGTGCCTCTTGCTCTTGGCGTTCTTGGATGAGCTCTTGTGTTGCCATTTGAAAATCTTATCCACGCGTGTTAAACGCCCTTGCACGACAATAGAGTCTATTAGTGGTGGTGTTGTGTGTCTAGCGTAGTAGCGTGCCATATCTCTCAAAGGTGCGTCATCCACATAGGCAATTAGCCC
This portion of the Helicobacter felis ATCC 49179 genome encodes:
- a CDS encoding MBOAT family O-acyltransferase: MLFNSVEFIFMFLPLSFLGYFVLSRWSALGAKAFLVGASLFFYAYWNVKYLPLILISIIFNYAIVQAMWAKPKLAKGFLSLGLVTNLALLGYFKYADFFINNFNTAFSTSFNLLHLALPLAISFFTIQQITFLLDSYAKIDSPNIEPNPPTNFSNFLDYALFVTFFPKLIAGPIVHHKEMMPQFSQDSNKHISLDNIASGVFIFSIGLFKKVVIADSLAKIATLGFDTSKTLSALEGWMTSLSYTFQLYFDFSGYTDMAIGVALLFNIRLPQNFNSPYKASSMIEFWQRWHMTLSRFIFDYLYVSIVRIFSQITFHKSMLTIVIAFLIAGLWHGASWLFVFFGLLHGLGVVINHYWSKKVRKKYKLKPLPTWLGWFITFNYVNITLIFFRAKDFSDVFKVLKAMFLMSGSHSVLLVDLDKPGKLFIGTAALLAILLTFSAKNSCQALESFKLSLWRLGWICTTILLIGFYVFGYTVHASRFIYFNF
- a CDS encoding SDR family NAD(P)-dependent oxidoreductase, with the protein product MKDTYLILGASSDLGLALLEALPREAIILAHSHKSPLPNKPNLHPLKADLSSLQEVQALIENIKANHPTPNKIVHLAHPKYAYTRLKDISPQALQHDFSASVQSFFLMLQAFLPPLAHQKQGGKVVAMLSSFVCNIPPKHTSVYTTMKYALLGLMRSMASDYKEHNIQINCLSPSMIETKFLESIDPKIVQVAAENHPLKRNATPKDIVPMLLFLLSSGSDYMTGLNIPITGGLGF
- a CDS encoding MaoC/PaaZ C-terminal domain-containing protein, which produces MCEPRQITGGAVGLKHAYKFQELRVGMCGGFSVVVTAEMLEKFRVLSGDDSHLHANTDYMLSKGFKGVLLHGAALGMFYSRLVGKHLPGEYAMSLSYDLRFKKPVYVGDCLQVSGRIVHLNEAFQVASLKARIENINDEPFLVSTADILAKVLE
- a CDS encoding MaoC/PaaZ C-terminal domain-containing protein, with the protein product MNANLSMLKTYRFADLFEGLEESFSLDLTPQHLQNFSALSGDHNPLHTDPTYAKEKGFKGCVVHGMLHSAYYSTLVGMHLPGKYALFQGIKVAFKNPLYAPANLRVWGKITHCNASFKTIEISAGIDALIGGGGGSYV
- a CDS encoding acyl carrier protein, whose amino-acid sequence is METTQIFSQLQEIFRDIFDDSSLVINESTNANDIEDWDSLNHISLISAIEKHFKIKFHLSELQGLKNVGEMVALIERKLEHA
- a CDS encoding HAD-IIIC family phosphatase, translating into MLQRGITPSFYESDYRRYYEESAFENPALRDFAPDLIYLHTSWLNIEHFPALNASAEEIAKLVQQEMNKIEIMLISLKTRYSCAIIINNFDLPQHRSLGNLDYSSGKTHFIHALNTAIIKLVKEHPSVYMQDLLYLSAQVGLSKWFDPSLYYRAKYAMSYEGLACVALNLSKLTCAIFGLSKKVLILDMDNTLYGGVIADDGLAGLVIGSESALAESYSAFQRYILELKERGVVLAICSKNTHENALLALSHENMLLKPADFACIKANFEPKDRNIVEIAKELNLGLDSFVFVDDNPAERALVSAQLPSVAVPDIGQPEDYTTKLDEAGYFEPISLSQEDLARAAQYQANAQRQSAQQQFGSYAEFLQSLEMRALIAPFHPNAFERLTQLINKTNQFNCTTKRCTLAQVQEWAQSPAYITLYGQLVDKFGDNGIVAISVGRIEGEICHLEIWLMSCRVLKRDLEFAMLNALVKKAGKLGVQTLKGYYHPTPKNAMVAQLYAGFGFTLESQSEGGSVFSLDLEKHTDKPHYIKVNDGNNTDF
- a CDS encoding type II toxin-antitoxin system death-on-curing family toxin, whose translation is MFYLDLQTAVEIHDEILEITQGLRGYNCTSLGYLQSALNNIQNDIYYPAFESKLAHLVFSCVKFHPFVDGNKRTAVYLAIHFLKLNDKPISADCEKFFEPLVLDIATDKINKKQLEIILAEYLQKLD